The following is a genomic window from bacterium.
ACAGATACATCAGCAACAGATACATCAGCAACAGATACATCAGCAACAGGCAAAGCGACCTCCTTCATATCTTTGCCTTCACCTTCCCGAATGGTCAGTTGAGCGCAAAGCGAGAGTTCTTGGTAATAAAACTCGAGACCATCTCATTCTTACCAGAGAGGTTCATGGAATAAAGAGAGTGCAGCGAGCTTCATGCGCTCTTCGTGAACAAGGGATTTTTTTGGGTATTCCTGTTGAGATGGCACGAACACTATCACATAACATCATTGAACATGCATTTGAACCAGAAGAAGACTTTGAGAAGCTACTTCTTCTCGCCGAAAGCGCAATTCGCTACACCCCGCGAGTTGGCATTGATCGCGAACTGATCAATGCTCATCGAAAGGGAACGCTTGCTACTCTCTCGCCAGAAAACACTGGGATTATACTTAATATTACCGGAACTGAGCGGCTCTACGGAAAAGATTCGCCAGAAAAATCAGCTGAAATCCTCGCATCTCGTCTTAAGCAACACCTCAAGAAACTCAAGATTACTGCTCATATCGGTATCGGACCAACTATTGGCGCCGCATGGGCACTATCACGATTTCAAGACATGGAGCCCTGCCCAGAGAGGATTCCTATGCAAATCTGCTCATATTCAGAGCTACAAGAAATATCAGCAGTGCTTCCCATTCATGCTCTTCGACTATCACCTGATAACTGCCTGGGGCTAAGAGAGCTCGGCATTCATACTATTAAGCACCTTAGGCAATTATCCCGAAAAGATCTCGGCATACGATTCGGCATCTCACTCCTTCGTGCCATTGATGAGTTTTTTGGAGCAGTTCCTGAGCCAATCATCTCTATACACGAATCTGAATCAATTATTGCTGAAAGAGAGTTTGATCCTCCTATCGTAAAGCACTCAGATATAACTCAAGGCATTATCCTTGTTTTTGAAGAACTTCTTTCTTCTGCTAAAAAGAAAGGCCTTTCTGGCGCACGCTTTGAACTTACGCTTATCGGCTCAGATATCAACTATTCCCCATTTACTATTCGACGTATTCTCTCTCTTCATACTGCTACATCCCAAACAAAGGAAATCCGTGAAATTCTTACTCCCATAATTGAGAGAGTGCATTTTCAAGGCGCAATCTCTCTCATCCGATTACACATTCAAGATGCAGCGCTTGCTACTGCTCATCAGAAAGAAATCACCTCTTCTGTTCCTATCCCCAAAAAGCACTCTGAACAACTACTCAATAAGCTTGTCAGCATCTCAAAAAGAAGTTGTTTACAAATGATAGAATCTCATAAAACCCATCTTCCCGAGAAGCGCTTCTCGTATAGACCAATTCGTCCATATGAACTTCCTGCTCCATCACAGAAACAAGAGGCTGCTTTAGATATCATCCGAGATTTTTACGCATTCTACCCAACCCATATTTTTTCTAATCCCGAAGAGATCCTAATCCTTTCGACTTATCCTAATAGGCTCCCCTCTGCTATGAGATGGCGCCACGTGCTCTATAGAGCTCAATTCATTCTTGGTCCTGAAAAAATCTCTCCCGAATGGTGGCAGGAGTCTCTCGAAACGAGCGCTCTGATCGAAGAAGATCGAGACTACTTCACCTTTATCTCTAATGCTGGTGAATGGTTTTGGATTTATCACCTTCATTGTTCACAAAAATGGTATCTTCAAGGAATCTGGAGATGACAGGCTATCAAGTCGCTTCTTATACAGAGATTGCAGCTCAGTCTCACTTTAGCTTTTTAGAAGGAGCAAGCTCTCCTGAAGAAATCATACACACTGCTCATGCGCTTGGATATCGTGGCATATCCATTTCGGACAGAGACTCGCTCTCTGGAATTGTAAGAGCATATGGCGCTATCCGTGAGATAGAAGAGAGTGAGCGGTGTTTGCTGAAGTTGCTTATCGGAGCAACGATCAATCTGATTCCCTCTGAATCATCATCCTATACTGAAAACGAGGCTCTGCCACTTTGCTCTCTGATTATTCATCCCACTAGCGTTGAGTCATATGGCAATCTTTCAGAGCTGCTTACTCTAGGAAAGTCTCGTTCTCAAAATGGAAGTACCTGTCTTATTATAGAAGATCTAGAGAATTTTCAGGAAGGACTTTGCCTAACAGCACTTCCTCTTTGGCCATTACCAAAGCGTGATACTTCAATAGAACAGCTCTTTGTAAAGCTTCGAAAAGAAATTGGAGCTCTCTATGAAGCAACTCGTCATCGCTCAGTCCTTTTTTCCCTTGGGCTGTTTCGTTCATTTACCCATCTTGCTGATTCCTTTGAAAAAAATGTGATACGGCTCGCCAGAGAGCTTTCTATTCCTCTTGTTGCCACAAATATTCCCCTCTCTCACTCACAAGAGCGAAAGCCTCTTCAAGACATTCTCACATGTATTCGTTGTGGAATCTCAATTCAAAAAGCTGGTTATCTTCTTAATTCGAACCGCGAGCGATACCTCAAATCTTCGGACGAAATGTGCCATCTTTTTTCAGATCTCCCAATGGCAATCACTCGAACAAATGAAATTCTCGAAGCCGCCTCGCAGTTCTCTCTCGATCAACTTACTTATGAATATCCCCATGAGGTCTGCCCTTCCCAAGAATCTCCCAAGGATTTTCTGAGAAGACTCACGGAAGAAGGCGCTGCCTTGCGATTTCCTAATGGAACTCCCAAACGAATACAGAATCTCATTAATCACGAGCTTGCACTCATTCATGAACTTCAATATGAGCACTATTTCCTTACTTGCTATGATATCGTTCGATTTGCTCGCTCTCGTCGCATTCTCTGTCAAGGCAGAGGAGCTGCTGCAAACTCCGCGGTCTGCTATTGCCTGGGGATAACTTCGGTAAATCCAGTCGAGATTGATCTTCTGTTTGCTCGCTTCATCAGCAAAGAAAGAAACGAACCTCCTGATATTGATATTGACTTTGAGCATGAACGGCGAGAGGAGGTCATACAGTATATATACGAAAAATATGGTCGAGATAGAGCAGCTCTGACCTGCGAAGTGGTTACCTATCGTTATCGTAGTGCTATTCGAGATGTAGGAAAAGCGCTTGGTCTTCCAGAAAGCATAGTAGATTCACTAGCAAAGCGTTCTCATCGATGGACTGGAAGCACCATATCAAGGAGTGATATTGAAGCGCTTGGTCTGGAGCATGACAGTATTGCGATCCGAAACACCCTTCTCCTTGCTCATCAGCTCCTTGGATTTCCACGGCACCTATCTCAACACGTAGGGGGATTTATTATCTCTGAACAACCATTAAGTCGCATTGTTCCCATTCGACATGCAACTATGGCTGGTCGAACTATCATTGAGTGGAATAAGGATGACATAGAGGAGTTAGGAATTCTCAAAATCGACATTCTTGCCCTGGGAATGCTTTCCTGCATTCGTAAAGCATTCGAAATGATTAATCGACAACGTCTCTCACATAATGAGTCCGAGATCGCACTTCATTCTCTCCCCAGAGAAGACCGAGACGTTTACACAATGATACAACAAGCAGATACTATCGGCGTCTTTCAGATCGAGTCACGAGCACAGATGTCCATGCTTCCTCGCCTCCGTCCTCAATGTTTTTATGATCTTGTTATTGAAGTAGCGATTGTTCGTCCCGGTCCAATCCAAGGCAATATGGTGCATCCATATCTCCGTCGGCGTCAAGGAAAAGAGAAAATCATATTTCCCGATTCAAGAGTCCGTGCCGTCCTCGGAAAAACTCTTGGCGTGCCCATATTTCAAGAACAAGCAATGCGACTTGCCATTGAATTAGCTGATTTTACTCCTGGAGAAGCTGAGAAGTTTCGTCGTTCAATGGCTGCCTGGCGTCGTAAGGAATCGGTAGTCACGCAATTCGTTGCTCGTATCGTCCAAGGAATGCAATCCAAGGGCTATTCAAATGAATTTATTGAGCAGTGTTGTCGGCAGCTACGAGGCTTTAGCGAATATGGATTTCCTGAGTCTCATGCTGCCTCATTTGCACTACTCGTATATGCCTCTGCGTGGATTAAGCACTACTATCCAGCTGAGTTTGCTGTTGCACTTCTCAACAGCCAACCAATGGGATTTTATTCTCCTGCACAGATTATAGATGATGCAAAGCGGCATGGAATTCGCGTGCTGCCAGTTGATGTAAACTATAGCTCCTGGGACTGTACTGTTTCCGTACTGCCACAACAGGACTCCCCTATTCAACGAAATACGATTCGTCTTGGCCTTCGGATGATTAAAGGAGTGTCAGAAAGTGACGGAATTGTTTTCTCAAGAGCAGTAAACACATATGGAAAATTTACGTCGCTATCCGACCTGTGGAACAAAATTCGTCGCATAGCTCCAGCATCATCCCGACGGATGCTAAGAAAAATAGCTTCTGCGGATGGTTTTCGATCCCTCGGACTATCGCAGCGAGATGCGCTCTGGGAAATACGTTCACTACGTTCAACGGACGCCCCTCTTTTTGAAGAGATACGCGGTTCAACTTTGCAGCCATTTTTACCAGGACTCTCACGTGAAGAAGCAACTTTTCAGGACTACCTCTCTACTGGAGTGTCTCTGAGGGCACATCCAATAGAATTCCTTAGAAATATCATTACAAAAAAGGGCGGTATTTCTACAAGAGAACTGCACACCATGGCTGAGGGCGCTCTGGTCTGCGTTGCTGGTAGTGTTCTCTTTCGACAACGCCCTGGAACCGCAAAGGGAGTAGTATTCATAACTCTTGAAGACGAGTTCGGAATGACAAACCTTATAATCTCTCCAGAACTCCTCCAAAATCATCAACCAATTATACTCTACTCGAATATAATGTTTG
Proteins encoded in this region:
- a CDS encoding DNA polymerase Y family protein → MQRASCALREQGIFLGIPVEMARTLSHNIIEHAFEPEEDFEKLLLLAESAIRYTPRVGIDRELINAHRKGTLATLSPENTGIILNITGTERLYGKDSPEKSAEILASRLKQHLKKLKITAHIGIGPTIGAAWALSRFQDMEPCPERIPMQICSYSELQEISAVLPIHALRLSPDNCLGLRELGIHTIKHLRQLSRKDLGIRFGISLLRAIDEFFGAVPEPIISIHESESIIAEREFDPPIVKHSDITQGIILVFEELLSSAKKKGLSGARFELTLIGSDINYSPFTIRRILSLHTATSQTKEIREILTPIIERVHFQGAISLIRLHIQDAALATAHQKEITSSVPIPKKHSEQLLNKLVSISKRSCLQMIESHKTHLPEKRFSYRPIRPYELPAPSQKQEAALDIIRDFYAFYPTHIFSNPEEILILSTYPNRLPSAMRWRHVLYRAQFILGPEKISPEWWQESLETSALIEEDRDYFTFISNAGEWFWIYHLHCSQKWYLQGIWR
- the dnaE gene encoding DNA polymerase III subunit alpha; the encoded protein is MVLDLSPSLFTKMVSSRNLEMTGYQVASYTEIAAQSHFSFLEGASSPEEIIHTAHALGYRGISISDRDSLSGIVRAYGAIREIEESERCLLKLLIGATINLIPSESSSYTENEALPLCSLIIHPTSVESYGNLSELLTLGKSRSQNGSTCLIIEDLENFQEGLCLTALPLWPLPKRDTSIEQLFVKLRKEIGALYEATRHRSVLFSLGLFRSFTHLADSFEKNVIRLARELSIPLVATNIPLSHSQERKPLQDILTCIRCGISIQKAGYLLNSNRERYLKSSDEMCHLFSDLPMAITRTNEILEAASQFSLDQLTYEYPHEVCPSQESPKDFLRRLTEEGAALRFPNGTPKRIQNLINHELALIHELQYEHYFLTCYDIVRFARSRRILCQGRGAAANSAVCYCLGITSVNPVEIDLLFARFISKERNEPPDIDIDFEHERREEVIQYIYEKYGRDRAALTCEVVTYRYRSAIRDVGKALGLPESIVDSLAKRSHRWTGSTISRSDIEALGLEHDSIAIRNTLLLAHQLLGFPRHLSQHVGGFIISEQPLSRIVPIRHATMAGRTIIEWNKDDIEELGILKIDILALGMLSCIRKAFEMINRQRLSHNESEIALHSLPREDRDVYTMIQQADTIGVFQIESRAQMSMLPRLRPQCFYDLVIEVAIVRPGPIQGNMVHPYLRRRQGKEKIIFPDSRVRAVLGKTLGVPIFQEQAMRLAIELADFTPGEAEKFRRSMAAWRRKESVVTQFVARIVQGMQSKGYSNEFIEQCCRQLRGFSEYGFPESHAASFALLVYASAWIKHYYPAEFAVALLNSQPMGFYSPAQIIDDAKRHGIRVLPVDVNYSSWDCTVSVLPQQDSPIQRNTIRLGLRMIKGVSESDGIVFSRAVNTYGKFTSLSDLWNKIRRIAPASSRRMLRKIASADGFRSLGLSQRDALWEIRSLRSTDAPLFEEIRGSTLQPFLPGLSREEATFQDYLSTGVSLRAHPIEFLRNIITKKGGISTRELHTMAEGALVCVAGSVLFRQRPGTAKGVVFITLEDEFGMTNLIISPELLQNHQPIILYSNIMFAEGRLRKIGPMTYISVKALASLDDASPCRY